The Fusarium falciforme chromosome 10, complete sequence DNA segment AGAGGCATAGTGGCAATCTTATtgacctcgacctcgtccacggcctctaccaccaccacgaccGCGTCCACGGTCACCGCCTCGTCCACCGTGATCGCCTCTTGgctgtcctcctcgtccgccGCGGAAGTTTCCTTGCTGACCTCTCTGGGACTCGCTAACCTGGTCGATGATCTCGTCTGGCactctaaggtatttaatctATTCGTCGTCAGCGTTTCTCCTTGGCATATCGTGCGCAAGCCTCGAGGTTGTAACATACATTGTTTCCTTTGACATAAACCTCTGGTAACCGCACAAACTTGTCGCCCTCCTGCGTCCCGGTTAGTATCTCCCCTCGTAGCTATCGTCCTCGCCGGGTGTACGTACAGGGCTGGTCTGGACCACCTCCCTGAGTGTAAGGTTCATCCATGTGTCGCAGGAAACCAGATGTCCGTTGAGAGTCTCGCCGTTCTTGAGTTCGACCAGCATGGGGTGGCCTTGGGCCGCGTTTAGTAGACCGAGGGGTAGCTATGTTTGGAGAAGTGGTTAGCTCTTGCTGCGTTGTGCGATGCGCCGGGGAGCGAAGAGACGGGAGAGATGTTGTTGGCCTCGAAATCGGGTGCCGGAGGGTTATGCGAACGTACCATGGTGTCGGGTCTGCGCCAGCGGCTATGTGATGTGTGATGCGCGCGCTGGAAAGGGAATGTTGAGAATGGAACAACTCAGTGGAGCAGCTTCTCGGTGAATCCAAGGTGAGCGCTGAGAGGTGAGGGGCGGCTCTGCGCGGCTGTTTACCTCCGCAGTTGCATAAATACGTTTTTAGAGATATTCTCCAACGGCGGAAGTGTTCCGCCAAGGAATTCAAACGCAAAGAAGTGCCGACCAAATTCAAGCTCCGGAGAACCATGATAATTCCTCAAAAACCATGAGCCGCCCGCAATTGTTGCCAGATGGGCTCTGGCGTTGCTTGCGCCCGGCATTGGAAGGATACTCCTTACCTCGGAGCTTCAATTCGCAATTTCTCCCACCGACGCAGCGAACATGGACCGGAAGACGATCGACCGTGACCCAGTGTCGCCGAAATACTACCAAAGCCTCGGGTGACAAGCGCCCTTCCCGCCATGTGGGAAGTCTCGATCAATTCTTTCAAATATTTGAGCCAGGGAGTGATGGCCAAGGGACCATTTCTAAAGGGAAGAAGCCCCAATGCCCGGTCCCACCGGAGGAACGGTACAAGACCGCCAGAGGCTCGAAGAATCCTCTTCTCAAGCTAGCATCGCCGCATCTTGACCATACAAGCACCGAAGCAATTGTGGAAGCTCTCAGAGTGCTACGGGCGCCAAACGGCCGTGGACAAGTTGGAAAAGTGCCGAACCGTCATAAGAGAGTGATCCACCTGGTCAAGTTCCTTGTCAGCCAGCACGGCTACCCCCTCGATGCGTTTATCTACGAGTGTATGATGGACACCCTGGTAGATCCCGTAGGCTCAGCCCGAGGAGTTGACAGGCTGCTGGATGACATGGCTGGCCAGAACATTCCTCCTACGCCAACTCTATGCTACAGCGCCCTGCAAGCTTTGGCCATACATCCCGACTACGTCGTACGCCAGCGGGTAATCGAGATGATGCAGAGTTACTGGTTCGAATTCACCAGAAGCGCCAGGCAAAACATTATTGTGGGGATGCTCCGGGAAGGACAGCACGAGCTCGCCCTGTCAAAGTTTGAGGAGTTCTTTGAGCAAGAGGGACGGGTTGAGCTTTGGGTCTACGACGCCTTCATCATCGAATTTGGCAGAGTAGGCCTCTTTGATGGACTGCTGGAGATGCTCAAGAAGAGGAGAGCTGCCAAGGGTACAGATGATGCCTTTAGGAGCCTCCTCTACCATGCTCTGGATGTCTTCAGTCAGGCATATCACTACGAGGGGACGGTTTGGGCATGGACACGCACTGTTAGGACCCCTATGCACAATCCCTCCGTTGTTACTCTCGAAAACGTTCTGGGCACGGCAGCGAGACACGGCGACATGATTTTAGCCCATGAGGTTATCAACATCCTACGTAACCTGGATATCAAAATCTCCAAGGAGCATTACGAAGCCCTCATCGAAGCCTCCATCAAGGCGGGAAATCTGGGGGGTGCATTCCAGCATCTGAGCACCATGGAGCAAGCAGGTCTTCATCCGGACCGAGGAAGCACCAGGACTATCTACAAGGCACTGAGGGAAAACCCAGAACGCATCGAAACGGCGGTCGGTGCTCTCGAGGAAAATAGGGGAAATCTTTCGGCGCAGGCTATCTCGGTTACGATGGAAGCCATGGCCCAAGAACGTGGCACAGAGGCTGCCATGCCTCTCTACCGCGATTTTGCCTTCCTCAGCGGCAAGAACCCTGACCATTTCCTCTTCAGGGATTTGTTGATGAACACTGAGCAGGCCAAGACAAGGTACACTCTGGCAAAGGACTACAGCTCCATGTTCAGAAACGAGGCGGTGTCAAGAGATATCATCAAGGCGTATGACGCGATGATCCTGGCCTGCCTCGAATTCGACGACCTCAACGTTGCGTTCAGGCTG contains these protein-coding regions:
- a CDS encoding U6 snRNA-associated Sm-like protein LSm4 — translated: MLPLGLLNAAQGHPMLVELKNGETLNGHLVSCDTWMNLTLREVVQTSPEGDKFVRLPEVYVKGNNIKYLRVPDEIIDQVSESQRGQQGNFRGGRGGQPRGDHGGRGGDRGRGRGGGRGRGRGRGQ